Proteins found in one Drosophila busckii strain San Diego stock center, stock number 13000-0081.31 chromosome 2R, ASM1175060v1, whole genome shotgun sequence genomic segment:
- the LOC108604547 gene encoding uncharacterized protein LOC108604547 isoform X2 produces the protein MPCVLREKSLSYSLKRDKNNDRDALAPRPVHPRPLRFHGLFGMSYVRQHVMVDDRWTPNSLTEQFSGMSDLLNRRAIFKHHETKANRQRFFKESKRLKQQCRDGRAKLHNILAGDNSHKIRNFLINHKDMQRLYQKMPMYMVVDNINQRTFVMRKERDRLEFRLDQLKKQYRELLLNRALLENRIKYQNEFVLEGELKSRIFIKKIENSSVRLKAIKTINNTYKKMMQVLLHDEIFYEPILRSLSGDMEDQSNFIKHILYLGTPAIAKFKELSEEYRQLEDKTRKNLHAKLQMLASFKKPMSLIAAAPAKAKEEISATADPKRYVRETQSMLMLKLELKSIESTMREVKFVTLCSQAREIYPRMKSQVNENEKLHRLIENDMLGHEMLETKMKCATVLKGVLVNNLSEEEIKAH, from the exons atgccGTGTGTCTTGCGAGAAAAGAGCCTATCCTATAGTTTAAAGCGTGATAAAAACAATGATCGAGACGCCTTGGCACCGAGACCTGTTCATCCACGGCCTTTAAGGTTTCACGGACTATTTGGTATGTCCTATGTACGACAGCATGTGATGGTCGACGACCGATGGACTCCCAACTCCCTTACGGAACAGTTCAGTGGCATGAGTGATTTGCTCA aCCGCCGCGCAATTTTCAAACATCATGAGACAAAAGCGAATCGACAGCGCTTTTTTAAAGAGAGCAAACGTTTAAAGCAGCAATGTCGTGATGGGCGTGCCAAGCTCCATAATATTCTAGCTGGTGATAATTCACACAAGATTCGTAATTTCTTGATCAATCATAAAGATATGCAACGTCTTTACCAAAAGATGCCCATGTACATGGTCGTTGATAATATCAATCAGCGCACATTTGTTATGCGAAAGGAGCGCGATCGTCTGGAGTTTCGCCTGGATCAGCTAAAGAAACAGTACAGGGAATTGTTG CTGAATCGCGCCCTGCTCGAGAATCGGATCAAGTATCAAAATGAGTTTGTGCTGGAAGGGGAGCTTAAATCTCGTATATTCATAAAGAAAATCGAGAACTCCAGTGTGAGGTTGAAGGCCATTAAGACCATTAATAACACATATAAGAAAATGATGCAAGTGCTATTACACGACGAGATATTTTATGAGCCTATATTGCGCTCTCTCAGTGGCGACATGGAGGATCAGTCCAACTTTATAAAGCACATACTTTACCTGGGCACACCGGCCATAGCTAAATTCAAGGAGCTCAGCGAGGAATACAGGCAGCTGGAGGATAAGACTCGGAAAAATCTGCATgccaaattgcaaatgttagCTTCATTCAAGAAGCCCATGTCCTTAATAGCTGCGGCCCCCGCAAAAGCTAAGGAGGAAATCTCAGCGACTGCTGATCCCAAGCGTTATGTGCGCGAGACGCAGAGTATGTTAATGCTCAAACTGGAGTTAAAATCTATTGAGAGCACTATGAGAGAGGTAAAATTTGTGACACTTTGCTCTCAGGCAAGAGAAATATATCCACG CATGAAGAGTCAAGTTAATGAAAATGAGAAACTCCATCGGTTGATTGAGAATGATATGTTGGGTCACGAAATGCTCGAGACCAAAATGAAATGCGCAACTGTTTTAAAAGGTGTGTTGGTTAACAATCTCTCCGAGGAGGAAATCAA AGCGCATTAA
- the LOC108604547 gene encoding uncharacterized protein LOC108604547 isoform X3, whose amino-acid sequence MPCVLREKSLSYSLKRDKNNDRDALAPRPVHPRPLRFHGLFGMSYVRQHVMVDDRWTPNSLTEQFSGMSDLLNRRAIFKHHETKANRQRFFKESKRLKQQCRDGRAKLHNILAGDNSHKIRNFLINHKDMQRLYQKMPMYMVVDNINQRTFVMRKERDRLEFRLDQLKKQYRELLLNRALLENRIKYQNEFVLEGELKSRIFIKKIENSSVRLKAIKTINNTYKKMMQVLLHDEIFYEPILRSLSGDMEDQSNFIKHILYLGTPAIAKFKELSEEYRQLEDKTRKNLHAKLQMLASFKKPMSLIAAAPAKAKEEISATADPKRYVRETQSMLMLKLELKSIESTMREVKFVTLCSQAREIYPRMKSQVNENEKLHRLIENDMLGHEMLETKMKCATVLKGVLVNNLSEEEIK is encoded by the exons atgccGTGTGTCTTGCGAGAAAAGAGCCTATCCTATAGTTTAAAGCGTGATAAAAACAATGATCGAGACGCCTTGGCACCGAGACCTGTTCATCCACGGCCTTTAAGGTTTCACGGACTATTTGGTATGTCCTATGTACGACAGCATGTGATGGTCGACGACCGATGGACTCCCAACTCCCTTACGGAACAGTTCAGTGGCATGAGTGATTTGCTCA aCCGCCGCGCAATTTTCAAACATCATGAGACAAAAGCGAATCGACAGCGCTTTTTTAAAGAGAGCAAACGTTTAAAGCAGCAATGTCGTGATGGGCGTGCCAAGCTCCATAATATTCTAGCTGGTGATAATTCACACAAGATTCGTAATTTCTTGATCAATCATAAAGATATGCAACGTCTTTACCAAAAGATGCCCATGTACATGGTCGTTGATAATATCAATCAGCGCACATTTGTTATGCGAAAGGAGCGCGATCGTCTGGAGTTTCGCCTGGATCAGCTAAAGAAACAGTACAGGGAATTGTTG CTGAATCGCGCCCTGCTCGAGAATCGGATCAAGTATCAAAATGAGTTTGTGCTGGAAGGGGAGCTTAAATCTCGTATATTCATAAAGAAAATCGAGAACTCCAGTGTGAGGTTGAAGGCCATTAAGACCATTAATAACACATATAAGAAAATGATGCAAGTGCTATTACACGACGAGATATTTTATGAGCCTATATTGCGCTCTCTCAGTGGCGACATGGAGGATCAGTCCAACTTTATAAAGCACATACTTTACCTGGGCACACCGGCCATAGCTAAATTCAAGGAGCTCAGCGAGGAATACAGGCAGCTGGAGGATAAGACTCGGAAAAATCTGCATgccaaattgcaaatgttagCTTCATTCAAGAAGCCCATGTCCTTAATAGCTGCGGCCCCCGCAAAAGCTAAGGAGGAAATCTCAGCGACTGCTGATCCCAAGCGTTATGTGCGCGAGACGCAGAGTATGTTAATGCTCAAACTGGAGTTAAAATCTATTGAGAGCACTATGAGAGAGGTAAAATTTGTGACACTTTGCTCTCAGGCAAGAGAAATATATCCACG CATGAAGAGTCAAGTTAATGAAAATGAGAAACTCCATCGGTTGATTGAGAATGATATGTTGGGTCACGAAATGCTCGAGACCAAAATGAAATGCGCAACTGTTTTAAAAGGTGTGTTGGTTAACAATCTCTCCGAGGAGGAAATCAAGTAG
- the LOC108604547 gene encoding uncharacterized protein LOC108604547 isoform X5, translating to MPCVLREKSLSYSLKRDKNNDRDALAPRPVHPRPLRFHGLFGMSYVRQHVMVDDRWTPNSLTEQFSGMSDLLNRRAIFKHHETKANRQRFFKESKRLKQQCRDGRAKLHNILAGDNSHKIRNFLINHKDMQRLYQKMPMYMVVDNINQRTFVMRKERDRLEFRLDQLKKQYRELLLNRALLENRIKYQNEFVLEGELKSRIFIKKIENSSVRLKAIKTINNTYKKMMQVLLHDEIFYEPILRSLSGDMEDQSNFIKHILYLGTPAIAKFKELSEEYRQLEDKTRKNLHAKLQMLASFKKPMSLIAAAPAKAKEEISATADPKRYVRETQSMLMLKLELKSIESTMREHEESS from the exons atgccGTGTGTCTTGCGAGAAAAGAGCCTATCCTATAGTTTAAAGCGTGATAAAAACAATGATCGAGACGCCTTGGCACCGAGACCTGTTCATCCACGGCCTTTAAGGTTTCACGGACTATTTGGTATGTCCTATGTACGACAGCATGTGATGGTCGACGACCGATGGACTCCCAACTCCCTTACGGAACAGTTCAGTGGCATGAGTGATTTGCTCA aCCGCCGCGCAATTTTCAAACATCATGAGACAAAAGCGAATCGACAGCGCTTTTTTAAAGAGAGCAAACGTTTAAAGCAGCAATGTCGTGATGGGCGTGCCAAGCTCCATAATATTCTAGCTGGTGATAATTCACACAAGATTCGTAATTTCTTGATCAATCATAAAGATATGCAACGTCTTTACCAAAAGATGCCCATGTACATGGTCGTTGATAATATCAATCAGCGCACATTTGTTATGCGAAAGGAGCGCGATCGTCTGGAGTTTCGCCTGGATCAGCTAAAGAAACAGTACAGGGAATTGTTG CTGAATCGCGCCCTGCTCGAGAATCGGATCAAGTATCAAAATGAGTTTGTGCTGGAAGGGGAGCTTAAATCTCGTATATTCATAAAGAAAATCGAGAACTCCAGTGTGAGGTTGAAGGCCATTAAGACCATTAATAACACATATAAGAAAATGATGCAAGTGCTATTACACGACGAGATATTTTATGAGCCTATATTGCGCTCTCTCAGTGGCGACATGGAGGATCAGTCCAACTTTATAAAGCACATACTTTACCTGGGCACACCGGCCATAGCTAAATTCAAGGAGCTCAGCGAGGAATACAGGCAGCTGGAGGATAAGACTCGGAAAAATCTGCATgccaaattgcaaatgttagCTTCATTCAAGAAGCCCATGTCCTTAATAGCTGCGGCCCCCGCAAAAGCTAAGGAGGAAATCTCAGCGACTGCTGATCCCAAGCGTTATGTGCGCGAGACGCAGAGTATGTTAATGCTCAAACTGGAGTTAAAATCTATTGAGAGCACTATGAGAGAG CATGAAGAGTCAAGTTAA
- the LOC108604549 gene encoding uncharacterized protein LOC108604549, translated as MPCNLREKVGISRSKRDKNNERDILAPKPVHPRAMRYHGLLSMSTVSQHLVFDEKWTPSSLTEQFKSVAEMLNRRIVFKAHESKANRQRLGLESKRLKIQCTDGRMKLQKILFGDNAHKIRNLLINYKSMQRLYQKMPIHLVVDNINQRTFVLRKERDRLESRLGQLKHEYRELLLDRAWLENRIKYQNMFVMEEEYKSRIFAKKIENSSVRLKAIKTINNTYKKMMQVLLHDEIFYEPILHSLCGDMEDQSNFIRHILYLGTPAIAKFRELSEEYRHLEDKSRKNLQAKLQILASLSKPQNQSGGPEVRAKDELPPSTDLMRYVRETQSMLTLKQELESIQKTIKEVKLTALCSQAREIYPSMRNQVHENEKLHRAIENDLIARGMLEMKKKCATVLKGVLVDNLSEEEINRLERIKDLRKILKKDEEFELESLEYMKNRADAFVMMRVSIWNLIDILRHIDRPPRSFRSVYPNSYLKLPLLKFEMLNMFSVPPELYEENIDSIMHLLKRKIYKVVKAYKKDTDKQTLKLNCDKYHQDYLATIAEQEIFDEDDQQAAVREEDLLHDKTMSGIPNRKQIKAQSAKLIEEQAKKEE; from the exons atgccgTGTAATTTGCGAGAGAAAGTGGGTATCTCACGCTCCAAGCGTGATAAGAATAATGAAAGAGATATACTGGCGCCTAAGCCAGTGCATCCACGGGCAATGCGTTATCATGGACTTCTGAGCATGTCTACTGTGAGCCAGCATCTGGTGTTTGATGAAAAATGGACACCAAGCTCACTCACAGAGCAATTCAAATCGGTAGCTGAGATGTTAA ATCGCCGTATTGTTTTCAAGGCACATGAGTCAAAGGCTAATCGCCAGCGCCTGGGGTTAGAAAGTAAGCGGCTAAAAATACAATGTACAGATGGCCGCATGAAGCTGCAGAAAATCCTTTTCGGCGATAATGCGCATAAGATCCGTAACCTATTAATAAACTACAAGAGCATGCAGCGCCTATACCAGAAGATGCCCATCCATCTGGTTGTGGACAATATCAATCAGCGCACATTTGTCTTGCGGAAGGAGCGTGATCGCCTAGAATCTCGTTTGGGACAGCTGAAGCATGAATACAGAGAACTCTTG CTGGACCGCGCTTGGCTTGAGAATCGCATAAAGTatcaaaatatgtttgtaaTGGAAGAAGAGTACAAGTCGAGGATATTCGccaagaaaattgaaaattcaagtGTACGTTTGAAGGCTATCAAGACCATTAATAACACGTATAAGAAAATGATGCAGGTGCTCTTGCACGATGAAATCTTTTATGAACCAATTTTACACTCTCTGTGCGGCGACATGGAAGATCAGTCTAACTTTATAAGACACATACTCTACCTAGGAACACCGGCTATTGCTAAATTCAGAGAGCTCAGTGAGGAGTACAGGCATCTGGAAGATAAGTCTCGCAAAAACTTACAGGCTAAGCTACAGATATTAGCTTCATTGTCAAAGCCTCAAAACCAGTCTGGTGGACCTGAAGTTAGGGCTAAGGATGAGTTGCCACCATCCACAGATCTGATGCGTTATGTGCGTGAGACGCAAAGCATGTTGACACTCAAGCAGGAATTGGAGTCAATCCAGAAGACAATCAAGGAAGTGAAGTTGACTGCACTTTGCTCGCAAGCTAGGGAAATATACCCAAG CATGAGGAATCAGGTGCACGAAAATGAAAAGTTGCATCGGGCCATTGAGAATGATTTGATAGCCCGTGGAATGCTTGAGATGAAAAAGAAATGTGCTACCGTACTTAAAGGCGTTTTGGTCGACAATCTATCTGAGGAAGAGATTAA TCGTCTGGAACGTATAAAGGACTTGAGAAAAATCCTTAAGAAGGATGAAGAATTTGAGCTAGAATCGTTGGAATACATGAAGAATCGTGCGGATGCATTTGTAATGATGCG gGTTAGCATTTGGAATCTGATTGATATTCTTCGCCACATTGATCGCCCGCCACGAAGCTTCCGTTCAGTTTACCCGAACTCTTATTTGAAGCTCCCATTGCTTAAATTCGAGATGTTAAATATGTTTTCAGTGCCGCCAGAGCTATATGAAGAGAACA TCGATAGCATAATGCATTTGCTAAAGCGCAAAATCTACAAGGTGGTTAAGGCCTACAAAAAGGACACCGATAAACAGACCCTAAAACTCAATTGCGATAAATATCATCAAGATTACCTGGCTACAATTGCTGAGCAAGAAATATTTGACGAAGATGATCAACAGGCAGCTGTGCGCGAGGAGGATCTATTACATGACAAGACGATGTCTGGCATACCAAACCGCAAGCAGATAAAAGCTCAGAGTGCAAAGCTTATCGAGGAGCAAGCTAAGAAAGAAGAGTAA
- the LOC108602059 gene encoding uncharacterized protein LOC108602059 isoform X1 produces MPCTTKARSSSFNPPSKRTNGRDVRVPSPVHSRAMKYHGFFGMPLLRQHLVFDKRWTPSSLMTQYQSINELLNRRIIFKAHEATSNRCHYGERSKKLRHQCIEGRSKLLQVNVGDDAHNIHNLLKNHKSMQRLYKRMPNYLIVDNINQRTFVMRKERDRLEFRLKQLKNKYKELLVERAIIRNRINYENAFVMKEELQSRILLKKIENSDVRLKAVRTINNTYQKIKQVLLHDEIFYEPILSSLDADIEDQANFINHIIYLGKPAISKFKLLDQKYRKLERDVRENILDKIRMLDSFKKARPPPNKKEELPLSANFRYVRETETMARLKYQLKTVEKVIKEVKLTALCSQAREIYERMRGQAKENENLHLSVKYDVMHHETLEMKHKFSTVLKGVLIDNLSEEEINRMERIKDLTNILRKDEQYELDTLEYVRDRAEVYAMLRVSTWNLVEILRHVDREPKSYRTYYPNSYLKLPLLRFDMLNKYSVPPYLYEENIDVIMQILKRKVYRLMKAYIVKLSPAIVKLNVNTYQKTFVDCIHGRGTWNLEQRDNQELDHEEEILLDRLLATIPNRKQLKAQSAKIIDDARKEYFN; encoded by the exons ATGCCctgcacaacaaaagcaagaagTTCATCATTTAATCCGCCATCGAAAAGGACGAATGGAAGAGATGTACGGGTGCCTAGCCCCGTACATTCACGCGCAATGAAATATCATGGATTCTTCGGTATGCCCTTATTGCGACAGCACCTGGTGTTCGATAAACGCTGGACACCTAGCTCATTGATGACACAATACCAGAGTATTAACGAGCTGTTGA atcgtcgaattatttttaaggcTCATGAGGCGACATCAAATCGATGTCATTACGGTGAAAGAAGCAAGAAATTGAGACATCAATGCATTGAAGGACGCTCAAAGCTTCTACAGGTGAATGTAGGAGATGACGCGCACAATATacacaatttgttgaaaaatCATAAAAGTATGCAGCGTCTTTATAAAAGGATGCCTAATTATCTTATTGTGGATAACATAAATCAACGAACATTCGTCATGCGCAAGGAACGAGACCGCCTTGAGTTTcgcttaaagcaattaaagaataaatataaagaattgTTG GTAGAGCGAGCAATAATAAGAAATCGAATCAACTACGAAAACGCATTTGTTATGAAAGAAGAGTTGCAATCTCGCATTCTTCTGAAAAAGATTGAAAACTCTGATGTAAGACTTAAAGCGGTTCGCACTATAAACAACAcatatcaaaaaattaaacaagttcTATTGCATGATGAAATATTTTACGAGCCAATTTTAAGCTCTCTTGACGCTGACATTGAGGATCAGGCTAATTTTATCAATCACATTATTTATCTAGGGAAACCAGCCATTTCCAAGTTTAAGCTTCTTGATCAAAAGTACAGAAAATTGGAAAGAGATGTACGTGAAAATATATTGGACAAGATACGAATGCTTGACTCTTTCAAGAAAGCACGACCACCACCTAACAAAAAAGAGGAACTTCCCCTTAGTGCAAACTTCCGGTATGTGCGTGAGACAGAGACCATGGCAAGACTTAAATATCAATTGAAGACAGTCGAGAAAGTCATTAAAGAAGTTAAACTTACTGCACTTTGCTCACAGGCCAGAGAAATATATGAACG CATGAGAGGCCAGGCAAAAGAAAACGAGAACCTGCATCTGTCGGTCAAATATGATGTAATGCATCATGAGACGCTCGAGATGAAACATAAATTTTCTACCGTTCTTAAGGGAGTCTTGATTGACAATCTATCTGAGGAAGAGataaa TCGAATGGAGCGCATTAAGGACCTAACTAATATCCTAAGAAAGGATGAACAATATGAGCTAGATACTTTGGAATATGTAAGAGATCGCGCTGAAGTATATGCAATGCTTCG AGTTAGTACTTGGAATCTTGTAGAAATTCTTCGACACGTAGATCGTGAACCGAAAAGCTATCGTACATATTACcctaattcatatttaaagtTGCCATTACTTAGATTCGATATGCTGAATAAGTATTCAGTGCCACCATATCTATATGAGGAAAACA TTGATgtaataatgcaaatattaaagcgTAAGGTATATAGGCTGATGAAAGCATACATTGTAAAATTAAGTCCAGCAATAGTCAAGCTAAATGTGAACACATATCAAAAAACATTTGTGGATTGCATACATGGGCGAGGTACCTGGAATTTAGAACAAAGAGACAATCAAGAATTGGACCATGAAGAGGAGATTCTACTAGATAGACTACTGGCTACTATTCCGAACCGCAAACAGCTTAAAGCACAGAGTGCTAAAATAATTGATGATGCCagaaaagaatattttaattga
- the LOC108602059 gene encoding uncharacterized protein LOC108602059 isoform X3, with protein MKEELQSRILLKKIENSDVRLKAVRTINNTYQKIKQVLLHDEIFYEPILSSLDADIEDQANFINHIIYLGKPAISKFKLLDQKYRKLERDVRENILDKIRMLDSFKKARPPPNKKEELPLSANFRYVRETETMARLKYQLKTVEKVIKEVKLTALCSQAREIYERMRGQAKENENLHLSVKYDVMHHETLEMKHKFSTVLKGVLIDNLSEEEINRMERIKDLTNILRKDEQYELDTLEYVRDRAEVYAMLRVSTWNLVEILRHVDREPKSYRTYYPNSYLKLPLLRFDMLNKYSVPPYLYEENIDVIMQILKRKVYRLMKAYIVKLSPAIVKLNVNTYQKTFVDCIHGRGTWNLEQRDNQELDHEEEILLDRLLATIPNRKQLKAQSAKIIDDARKEYFN; from the exons ATGAAAGAAGAGTTGCAATCTCGCATTCTTCTGAAAAAGATTGAAAACTCTGATGTAAGACTTAAAGCGGTTCGCACTATAAACAACAcatatcaaaaaattaaacaagttcTATTGCATGATGAAATATTTTACGAGCCAATTTTAAGCTCTCTTGACGCTGACATTGAGGATCAGGCTAATTTTATCAATCACATTATTTATCTAGGGAAACCAGCCATTTCCAAGTTTAAGCTTCTTGATCAAAAGTACAGAAAATTGGAAAGAGATGTACGTGAAAATATATTGGACAAGATACGAATGCTTGACTCTTTCAAGAAAGCACGACCACCACCTAACAAAAAAGAGGAACTTCCCCTTAGTGCAAACTTCCGGTATGTGCGTGAGACAGAGACCATGGCAAGACTTAAATATCAATTGAAGACAGTCGAGAAAGTCATTAAAGAAGTTAAACTTACTGCACTTTGCTCACAGGCCAGAGAAATATATGAACG CATGAGAGGCCAGGCAAAAGAAAACGAGAACCTGCATCTGTCGGTCAAATATGATGTAATGCATCATGAGACGCTCGAGATGAAACATAAATTTTCTACCGTTCTTAAGGGAGTCTTGATTGACAATCTATCTGAGGAAGAGataaa TCGAATGGAGCGCATTAAGGACCTAACTAATATCCTAAGAAAGGATGAACAATATGAGCTAGATACTTTGGAATATGTAAGAGATCGCGCTGAAGTATATGCAATGCTTCG AGTTAGTACTTGGAATCTTGTAGAAATTCTTCGACACGTAGATCGTGAACCGAAAAGCTATCGTACATATTACcctaattcatatttaaagtTGCCATTACTTAGATTCGATATGCTGAATAAGTATTCAGTGCCACCATATCTATATGAGGAAAACA TTGATgtaataatgcaaatattaaagcgTAAGGTATATAGGCTGATGAAAGCATACATTGTAAAATTAAGTCCAGCAATAGTCAAGCTAAATGTGAACACATATCAAAAAACATTTGTGGATTGCATACATGGGCGAGGTACCTGGAATTTAGAACAAAGAGACAATCAAGAATTGGACCATGAAGAGGAGATTCTACTAGATAGACTACTGGCTACTATTCCGAACCGCAAACAGCTTAAAGCACAGAGTGCTAAAATAATTGATGATGCCagaaaagaatattttaattga
- the LOC108602059 gene encoding uncharacterized protein LOC108602059 isoform X4, with protein MLDSFKKARPPPNKKEELPLSANFRYVRETETMARLKYQLKTVEKVIKEVKLTALCSQAREIYERMRGQAKENENLHLSVKYDVMHHETLEMKHKFSTVLKGVLIDNLSEEEINRMERIKDLTNILRKDEQYELDTLEYVRDRAEVYAMLRVSTWNLVEILRHVDREPKSYRTYYPNSYLKLPLLRFDMLNKYSVPPYLYEENIDVIMQILKRKVYRLMKAYIVKLSPAIVKLNVNTYQKTFVDCIHGRGTWNLEQRDNQELDHEEEILLDRLLATIPNRKQLKAQSAKIIDDARKEYFN; from the exons ATGCTTGACTCTTTCAAGAAAGCACGACCACCACCTAACAAAAAAGAGGAACTTCCCCTTAGTGCAAACTTCCGGTATGTGCGTGAGACAGAGACCATGGCAAGACTTAAATATCAATTGAAGACAGTCGAGAAAGTCATTAAAGAAGTTAAACTTACTGCACTTTGCTCACAGGCCAGAGAAATATATGAACG CATGAGAGGCCAGGCAAAAGAAAACGAGAACCTGCATCTGTCGGTCAAATATGATGTAATGCATCATGAGACGCTCGAGATGAAACATAAATTTTCTACCGTTCTTAAGGGAGTCTTGATTGACAATCTATCTGAGGAAGAGataaa TCGAATGGAGCGCATTAAGGACCTAACTAATATCCTAAGAAAGGATGAACAATATGAGCTAGATACTTTGGAATATGTAAGAGATCGCGCTGAAGTATATGCAATGCTTCG AGTTAGTACTTGGAATCTTGTAGAAATTCTTCGACACGTAGATCGTGAACCGAAAAGCTATCGTACATATTACcctaattcatatttaaagtTGCCATTACTTAGATTCGATATGCTGAATAAGTATTCAGTGCCACCATATCTATATGAGGAAAACA TTGATgtaataatgcaaatattaaagcgTAAGGTATATAGGCTGATGAAAGCATACATTGTAAAATTAAGTCCAGCAATAGTCAAGCTAAATGTGAACACATATCAAAAAACATTTGTGGATTGCATACATGGGCGAGGTACCTGGAATTTAGAACAAAGAGACAATCAAGAATTGGACCATGAAGAGGAGATTCTACTAGATAGACTACTGGCTACTATTCCGAACCGCAAACAGCTTAAAGCACAGAGTGCTAAAATAATTGATGATGCCagaaaagaatattttaattga
- the LOC108602059 gene encoding uncharacterized protein LOC108602059 isoform X2, translated as MPCTTKARSSSFNPPSKRTNGRDVRVPSPVHSRAMKYHGFFGMPLLRQHLVFDKRWTPSSLMTQYQSINELLNRRIIFKAHEATSNRCHYGERSKKLRHQCIEGRSKLLQVNVGDDAHNIHNLLKNHKSMQRLYKRMPNYLIVDNINQRTFVMRKERDRLEFRLKQLKNKYKELLVERAIIRNRINYENAFVMKEELQSRILLKKIENSDVRLKAVRTINNTYQKIKQVLLHDEIFYEPILSSLDADIEDQANFINHIIYLGKPAISKFKLLDQKYRKLERDVRENILDKIRMLDSFKKARPPPNKKEELPLSANFRYVRETETMARLKYQLKTVEKVIKEVKLTALCSQAREIYERMRGQAKENENLHLSVKYDVMHHETLEMKHKFSTVLKGVLIDNLSEEEINRMERIKDLTNILRKDEQYELDTLEYS; from the exons ATGCCctgcacaacaaaagcaagaagTTCATCATTTAATCCGCCATCGAAAAGGACGAATGGAAGAGATGTACGGGTGCCTAGCCCCGTACATTCACGCGCAATGAAATATCATGGATTCTTCGGTATGCCCTTATTGCGACAGCACCTGGTGTTCGATAAACGCTGGACACCTAGCTCATTGATGACACAATACCAGAGTATTAACGAGCTGTTGA atcgtcgaattatttttaaggcTCATGAGGCGACATCAAATCGATGTCATTACGGTGAAAGAAGCAAGAAATTGAGACATCAATGCATTGAAGGACGCTCAAAGCTTCTACAGGTGAATGTAGGAGATGACGCGCACAATATacacaatttgttgaaaaatCATAAAAGTATGCAGCGTCTTTATAAAAGGATGCCTAATTATCTTATTGTGGATAACATAAATCAACGAACATTCGTCATGCGCAAGGAACGAGACCGCCTTGAGTTTcgcttaaagcaattaaagaataaatataaagaattgTTG GTAGAGCGAGCAATAATAAGAAATCGAATCAACTACGAAAACGCATTTGTTATGAAAGAAGAGTTGCAATCTCGCATTCTTCTGAAAAAGATTGAAAACTCTGATGTAAGACTTAAAGCGGTTCGCACTATAAACAACAcatatcaaaaaattaaacaagttcTATTGCATGATGAAATATTTTACGAGCCAATTTTAAGCTCTCTTGACGCTGACATTGAGGATCAGGCTAATTTTATCAATCACATTATTTATCTAGGGAAACCAGCCATTTCCAAGTTTAAGCTTCTTGATCAAAAGTACAGAAAATTGGAAAGAGATGTACGTGAAAATATATTGGACAAGATACGAATGCTTGACTCTTTCAAGAAAGCACGACCACCACCTAACAAAAAAGAGGAACTTCCCCTTAGTGCAAACTTCCGGTATGTGCGTGAGACAGAGACCATGGCAAGACTTAAATATCAATTGAAGACAGTCGAGAAAGTCATTAAAGAAGTTAAACTTACTGCACTTTGCTCACAGGCCAGAGAAATATATGAACG CATGAGAGGCCAGGCAAAAGAAAACGAGAACCTGCATCTGTCGGTCAAATATGATGTAATGCATCATGAGACGCTCGAGATGAAACATAAATTTTCTACCGTTCTTAAGGGAGTCTTGATTGACAATCTATCTGAGGAAGAGataaa TCGAATGGAGCGCATTAAGGACCTAACTAATATCCTAAGAAAGGATGAACAATATGAGCTAGATACTTTGGAATAT AGTTAG